ACAACTTTCCTTAGGAGAATATTATGAAATTATTATATAAATATATTGTCTTACTTTTATTATCCGTCTCTTTATTCAGATGCGACGGATCTTCCAATCAAAACCTGGCTCTTTTAGCCTTAGCAATTCAAAGTCCTCCTGGAATTGAATTCAAGGCAGTAGTAGGAGATAGTGACGCTAGCTGTGGAGGAGATATTTCCGGGCATGGAGATTCTCATTCCAGCTCGGTCACCATCCAACACGTAGCAGGAGTGATGCCCATAGGACTTAAGGATCTTAGGTTCTATGTTTCCGGATTCGAATTGGTAGACGAGAACGATACTATCATTACTTTAGATGTTCCTAATACAGGAGTTTGGCAGTATGGTGGAGTTGCACTTCTGGATTTCGAAAATGGAAAAGGAAGCTGTAGCGGAACTACTGAGACCAACAACTTTGTCCAAGCAACTGTCGAGAATAAAACCTATAAAACTCTTAGATTTACTTTAGGAGTTCCTGAAACGCTCAATCATATCGATTATAGTGTTGCACCTAGCCCTCTCAATGTCTCCGGACTGGCCTGGGGATGGACAATGGGTTATAGATTTTTCGTAGGAGAATTTTTGTCCAACGATCCCGCAACTGTAGGCAACGCGGCAGTTCTGCATATAGGTTCTGCCGGATGCACTGAACCTACTCCTGGAAATTATACCTGCACAAATTCAAACAGGGCCTTGATAGAACTCACCCCGGTAGATGGGTTCAATCCTTATACCCAAAAAGTGCAGTTCGATCTGAAAAAGGCGGTAACAGGCTGGGATATCAGCACCGGAAGCAAAAGTTGTCATTCCATGGGAGCTATGGATAGCAATTGTTCCGCCGTTTATCCCAATTTCGGCTTGGATTATTCAACTGGAAATGCCGGATCCACTGCTCAGACAGTTTTCGGAATCGTATCCAAGTGATGCAGAAGGTTTCGGTCCATACGGCCGAAGCCGGAGTATATTATGAATAAGACTATTATATTTTCATTAATCTCCTTTCTTCTTCTACAGTGTACACAATTGGGATTGGAGAAGGAAAAAACCTCCGGATCGGAAGGGATCCTTTTGCTCTTAGGAACCCCTTCCCCTGAAGGAACTCCTTATATCTGGGATCTTCCCACCGGATTTCCGAAACCAAAAGTCCCAAATGATAATCCTATCACAGTGGAGAAAGTTGAGCTGGGCAGATTTTTGTTCTACGACACTAGATTGTCCGAAAACGAAACCCAGTCTTGCGGGAGTTGCCATAAACAAGAGAACGCGTTTACCGACGGGCTCGCAGTTTCTGTGGGTTCCACAGGACAATCTCATCCAAGGAACGCACAACATCTTTCTAACATAGCTTATAATGTCAGACAAACTTGGGCAAATCCTCTTCTGAAAAAATTGGAAGACCAAGCCAGAGTCCCTATGTTTGGGGACAATCCGGTAGAGCTTGGAATGAAAGATAGAGAAGATCTTTTGCTGGAAAGATTGGAGAATGATCCGGATTACGTTTCTAAATTTAAGGCGGCATTTCCGAGCGACTCGAACCCTTTAAGTATATTAAACATTACAAAAGCTTTATCCAGTTTCCAAAGGACTTTTATCTCCGGAAATTCTGCATACGACAGATACCAAGCGGGAGATCTCTCCGCTCTAAGTGCTTCTGCGATACGAGGAAAGAACCTGTTCTTTGGAGAAAGAGGCGAATGTTTCCATTGTCATGGCGGTTTTAATTTTACGGATACGATCCTTCACCTAGGGACCGTTTTCGAAGAAGTTACCTTTCATAATAACGGATTGGATTCCTCCCGATTCGTAAGTCCGAACGGAGGACTGTATGAATTCACCTTCCAGGAATCGGATCGAGGGAAATTCAGAGCGCCTTCTCTACGTAACGTAGAACTAACCGCTCCTTATATGCATGATGGTTCTATTCCGGATCTATTGTCAGTGATCAATCATTACACAAACGGCGGAACCGGAGACGGAACTACAAATCCGAACCGAGATGTTTTTGTAAGGAGTTTTTCCTTAAGCGAATCCGAAAAACAGGATCTGGTAGAATTCCTGAAAAGTCTGACCGACACGGAATTTACTACCAACCCTAAATTTGAGGATCCATTTTGAAATTTTATAAATATATGATGAAGAATAAAATAAAATTCGAATATATCTTTCTATTCCTAATGTCTTTCCAGGCATGCGCTCAGGGAACTTTGGGAAATTCTACGGAAGAAAGATCCACGGAACTCCAGGCACTGTTCCGCATCATGGATGAAAGAAGAGCCATTATTTCTCCCTGGCTGTATTACTCGGACGACCAAGGAGATTCCGATATTGGCTCCTTCACATTGAGCGGAAGTTCTTCCTACCAGATCCAACTCACCCAAAATGAAGTTGTCTTGGAAAGTATTTCCAT
The Leptospira johnsonii genome window above contains:
- a CDS encoding MbnP family copper-binding protein, which gives rise to MKLLYKYIVLLLLSVSLFRCDGSSNQNLALLALAIQSPPGIEFKAVVGDSDASCGGDISGHGDSHSSSVTIQHVAGVMPIGLKDLRFYVSGFELVDENDTIITLDVPNTGVWQYGGVALLDFENGKGSCSGTTETNNFVQATVENKTYKTLRFTLGVPETLNHIDYSVAPSPLNVSGLAWGWTMGYRFFVGEFLSNDPATVGNAAVLHIGSAGCTEPTPGNYTCTNSNRALIELTPVDGFNPYTQKVQFDLKKAVTGWDISTGSKSCHSMGAMDSNCSAVYPNFGLDYSTGNAGSTAQTVFGIVSK
- a CDS encoding methanobactin export MATE transporter MbnM produces the protein MNKTIIFSLISFLLLQCTQLGLEKEKTSGSEGILLLLGTPSPEGTPYIWDLPTGFPKPKVPNDNPITVEKVELGRFLFYDTRLSENETQSCGSCHKQENAFTDGLAVSVGSTGQSHPRNAQHLSNIAYNVRQTWANPLLKKLEDQARVPMFGDNPVELGMKDREDLLLERLENDPDYVSKFKAAFPSDSNPLSILNITKALSSFQRTFISGNSAYDRYQAGDLSALSASAIRGKNLFFGERGECFHCHGGFNFTDTILHLGTVFEEVTFHNNGLDSSRFVSPNGGLYEFTFQESDRGKFRAPSLRNVELTAPYMHDGSIPDLLSVINHYTNGGTGDGTTNPNRDVFVRSFSLSESEKQDLVEFLKSLTDTEFTTNPKFEDPF